Proteins encoded in a region of the Isoalcanivorax pacificus W11-5 genome:
- a CDS encoding TetR/AcrR family transcriptional regulator yields the protein MGTRERRLRELAEREQRFLDSAREQISEHGLLSLQMAKVARACDYATGTLYQHFASKEDLLLSICADQAEKRVESMARAARWDAPSRDRMIALVVADVLFAQRHPDHFRLAQYVTTEVIWRAASQKRRDAVLEAHGPIGELVSQVVQDAVDAGDVASFNLRPLEIAIGPWALSEGMHNLVHAEGVLDFYDLRDPYRLLLRHSHIHLNGLHWQPLSDPFDDEALTAQISHICATLFDDLCPEGTGYRYCSPH from the coding sequence ATGGGGACGCGGGAACGACGCCTGCGAGAGCTTGCCGAGCGTGAGCAACGCTTCCTTGATTCAGCGCGCGAACAGATCAGCGAGCATGGCCTGCTGTCACTGCAGATGGCCAAGGTAGCGCGTGCCTGCGATTACGCCACCGGTACGCTGTACCAGCATTTCGCCTCGAAAGAAGACCTGCTGCTGTCTATCTGTGCCGACCAGGCCGAAAAGCGGGTGGAGTCCATGGCCCGCGCCGCGCGCTGGGATGCCCCCAGCCGCGACCGCATGATCGCGCTGGTTGTGGCCGATGTGCTGTTCGCCCAACGCCACCCGGACCACTTTCGACTCGCTCAGTACGTCACCACCGAGGTGATCTGGCGCGCGGCTTCCCAGAAGCGGCGCGACGCCGTGCTGGAGGCCCATGGCCCGATTGGCGAACTGGTCAGCCAGGTGGTACAGGACGCCGTCGATGCCGGCGACGTCGCATCGTTCAACCTGCGTCCGCTGGAAATCGCCATCGGCCCCTGGGCGCTTTCCGAAGGCATGCATAATCTGGTGCATGCCGAAGGCGTACTGGATTTCTACGATCTGCGTGACCCTTACCGGCTGCTGCTGCGCCACAGCCACATTCACCTCAACGGCCTGCACTGGCAGCCGTTGTCCGACCCGTTCGATGACGAGGCGCTGACCGCCCAGATCAGCCACATCTGCGCCACGTTATTCGATGACCTGTGCCCGGAAGGCACCGGTTACCGTTATTGCTCGCCCCACTGA
- a CDS encoding efflux RND transporter periplasmic adaptor subunit yields MNKRFIIVIAACVVVFGGVFALQMMLRKGMNDFFDNMPMPAASVTAAEAQSFTWERGISAVGTARAVNGTQLTTQAAGIVTEIRFNSGDMVKKGDILLRLDDATDRAELQALRAAAELSRLELERTRRLQNQGSVSKAELDRAQSQYDQAQGSLNTQEARVAQKTIRAPFDGQLGIRQVDLGEYVAAGAPVVSVQQLSPIYIEFSLPEQRLSELALDLEVDVTVDAWPDDTFTGSITAIEPGIDRSTRNFTAQATLANEDGKLRSGMFARVNVDLGEAEEVLAVPQTAISYNPYGNAVFVIVEKQNDAGETQLVVNRRFVRTGRTRGDYVAIVEGLEEGDRIATSGLLKLNNNATVTISEDVNLDPQLEPTPDNT; encoded by the coding sequence ATGAACAAGCGCTTCATCATCGTCATAGCTGCCTGCGTTGTCGTCTTCGGGGGCGTCTTCGCATTGCAGATGATGCTCCGCAAAGGCATGAACGACTTTTTCGACAACATGCCGATGCCCGCTGCCTCCGTTACCGCCGCCGAAGCACAATCCTTCACCTGGGAACGTGGCATCAGCGCCGTGGGCACAGCACGCGCCGTGAACGGCACCCAGCTGACCACCCAGGCCGCCGGCATCGTCACCGAGATCCGCTTTAACTCCGGTGACATGGTGAAGAAGGGTGACATTCTGCTGCGCCTGGACGACGCCACCGACCGCGCCGAACTGCAGGCGCTGCGCGCCGCCGCCGAACTGTCGCGGCTGGAGCTTGAACGCACCCGCCGCCTGCAGAACCAGGGCAGCGTCTCGAAAGCCGAACTGGACCGGGCACAGAGCCAGTACGACCAGGCCCAGGGCAGCCTGAATACGCAGGAGGCCCGCGTCGCACAGAAAACCATCCGCGCGCCGTTCGACGGCCAGCTGGGCATTCGCCAGGTGGACCTCGGTGAGTACGTGGCCGCCGGTGCGCCGGTGGTGAGCGTGCAGCAACTGTCGCCGATCTACATTGAGTTCAGCCTGCCGGAGCAGCGTCTGTCCGAGCTGGCGCTGGACCTGGAAGTGGACGTGACCGTGGACGCCTGGCCGGACGACACCTTCACCGGCAGCATCACCGCGATCGAGCCGGGCATCGACCGCAGCACCCGCAACTTCACCGCCCAGGCCACCCTGGCCAACGAAGACGGCAAGCTGCGCTCGGGCATGTTCGCCCGCGTCAACGTCGACCTCGGTGAAGCCGAAGAGGTGCTGGCCGTGCCGCAAACGGCGATCAGCTACAACCCCTACGGCAACGCTGTCTTCGTGATCGTCGAGAAACAGAACGACGCCGGCGAAACGCAACTGGTCGTGAACCGCCGCTTCGTCCGTACCGGCCGCACCCGGGGCGACTATGTCGCCATCGTGGAGGGCCTGGAAGAAGGCGACCGTATCGCCACATCCGGCCTGCTCAAG